In the bacterium genome, AAAACGCTCCGTCGCGCTTTCGAAACTCGGCGGACCTCCATCGCGAGGCCACGCTTCTGGTTGTTCCAGCAGGCGCCGTAGCGACGGCAGGCCGACGCCGCGATGGCCGACCACTCCGACGACTGGAATCCCGAGAAGACTGGAGAGCCGGTGCGTATCGAGCCGACCGCCACGGGCCCGCTCCTCATCGATCATCGTCAGCACGAGTGCGGTAGGCCTGGAGTGCTCGAGCACCTCGAGCACCAGCGCCAGTCCGCGACGCAGAGTCGTGGCGTCGGCGACCACCAGGAGAGCGTCGGGCTGGGACTCGGACTCCAATTGCCCGTCGAGTACGCGGGAAACGACCTGTTCGTCCGGGGTTTCCCCGCGCAGGCTGTAGGTACCGGGCAGATCGAGCAAGGTGATCGGACGTTCGGAGCCGCGCAACACACCCTCGCGGCGCTCGACCGTCACACCCGCGTAATTTCCGACCTTCGCACGCGACCCGGTCAGGGAGTTGAACAGAGTGGTCTTGCCGGCATTGGGCGACCCGACCAACGCAACGTGAAGGGGCTCGACTGGCGCAGACAAGGCGGGTGCGCTCACGCGCTTCCTACCTGGTCGACCCCGCACAGGCTCTGGAGCTCTGAGGGACGCAGGCAGATGCGATAACCCCGGAGTTCGACCTCGACCGGACCGCCAAACGGCGCCCGTCGCACCACTTCCAGTTCCGTACCCGGAACGAAACCCAGTTCGAGCAGGCGCTCCGGGACCGCCTCAGAAGGCGCATGCGAGCAGATTCGCGCACGAGAACCCGCTTCAAACTGCGAGAGCGAACGACAGGAGTCTCCCGCGCGACCCGCAGAAACCGCCCAATCCGCTTTCAATAGCTCCGCTTCACGTGCCGACTCGTTCACTTCCAGATCTCCAACCCCGTCTACCTGCACATCATTTGCAGGCCGACTGGGGGTCAGGGGGTTATTGATAATGGATATCAATATCATTAACTCACCCAACGGCACAAGTGGAGAACGACTTGAGAGTGGTGGTGCGAGGAATGGGCCTGACCCCTCCGTGCGTCAGAGCGAGGCCGAGAGGCCCGTTTTGCGCTCCCCAGAGTTGCCTGAAATCCTCGATCTGACGTCTTCGGCACCAGACCCATTCTTCGCACCACGGCTGTAGACTCGCAGCATGTCTGCAGCGGGTCCGCTTTCAGGGGTGTTGGTCGTCGATCTGAGTCGCGTGCTCGCCGGCCCCTATTGCACCATGCTGCTCGCGGAACTCGGGGCGCGCGTGATCAAGGTCGAGCGCCCGGGGGTCGGTGACGACGCGCGACACATCGGCCCCTTCGTAGAGAAGACGTCCGCGTATTTTGCGTCGCTGAACCGGGGCAAGTCGAGTATCGCTCTGGATCTCAAACAGGCTGCCGACCGCCGTATCTTCGAAGGTCTGCTCGACAAGGCCGACGTTCTGGTCGAGAACTTCCGCCCCGGCACGCTGGAACGATTGGGCTTTGGTTGGGAAACCCTGCGCACGACCTACCCGCGTCTGATCTACGCAGCCGTCTCCGGCTTCGGCCACACCGGGCCCTATTCGGAACGCCCGGCCTACGACATGGTCGTCCAGGCGATGGGGGGCATCATGAGCTTGACGGGGGAGTCCGGCGGCAACCCCACGCGGGTGGGCACCTCAATCGGCGATATCGCCGCGGGAATGTTCACTGCACTCGGCATCAACGCGGCCTTGCTCGAGCGCGAGCGCAGTGACCGCGGCGAGAAGATCGATGTGGGCATGCTCGACTCCCAGGTTGCCATCCTGGAGAACGCGATCGCGCGTTATCGGGCGACGGACGTGGTCCCCGGACCGCTCGGTGCCCGACATCCGTCGATCACGCCGTTTGCGGCTTTTCGAACAGCGGATGGCCAGGTGGTCATTGCCGCCGGTAACGACGCGCTGTTTCGGAAGCTGTGCGAATGCCTTTCGCGACCGGAACTCGCCGACGACTCGCGTTTTGCGAGCAATGAGTTGCGCAACCAGAACGAGCCTGCCCTGGCCATCGAAATCGAAGCGGCACTCGCAGCGCAGAACACGCGAAACTGGCTCGATTCCCTGCAGAAGGCGGGCGTACCTTGCGGACCGATCAACGACGTGAAAGAGGTGCTCGAGGACGCGCACGTACGCGCGCGCAATATGATCGTCAGCACTACAGATCCCTCGGGCACGATACTCGAGATGGCGGGCAACCCGATCAAGCTGGGCGGCCATCCCGATCCGGAAACTCGCCCGCCTGCACCGGAACTCGATGCCGATCGTGCCGCGATCCTGCGCGAGTTCGGCCTGGACTGATCAGAGGCCGAGCGTAACAACGAAAGCGGCGATCGTTCCCAGGAGCGCGAAGCCGTACGATCCGTAAGCTGCGCCCTGCCCTTTCACACCCAGGTCGATGCACAGATGCCGCAGATGATGCGCGCTATGCCAGAGCGTCAGCGAGATCACCGCGATCAGAAATGCTCGTCCCAGCGGTTGCGTGGCCAGACCCAGAACACGTTCGTAGTCTAGACCCGACTCAAAGAAGCCGAGTGGGCCGAGCAGGAAAAGCCCGGTAATCAGACCGGGAATCGTGAACGCCGCGATGAAACCACCAGCGCCGAAAAGAATCCACCAGAGCGGTTCTAATCGCCGAATCACCCCAGTGCTCCTCCGAGCAGAGCCAGAATCAGCAGCCACAGCACCACGAATCCGGCGATGGGTGCGGCGCCCAGAAACAGAAGCGGGACGGGCGGGGCCGGAATGGGTCCGATGCGACCCGCTGCGATCTTGCGGCCCACCCAGCCAAAGCGCAGCGCGAAGTACAAGGAGAAGCCCAGCAGAATAGCGGAGAGCAGGAGCATCGGCGCAGACGACAGAATCGCGAGATAGCCCTGCCAGGCATCTTCGCCGCGCCCCAGCGCAGCGACGCCAAACAGCAGGATCAACGCGGCTAACGCCAGCGCCAGTGAGGTGAATGCGAAGACCGTGTAGTTGCGGTAGCGCGGAAAACCCAGGGGAAAGCCATCGGGTGGATTGGCCGGGGCGGTGCGCGTTCGCCCCTGGCCCACGGACTGGATCTGCGCAGTGCTCACGTGAAGCTCCTCTTCGGCAAGAGCTTGAACCACTGCAACGCGCCGGTGAGTTTGGCCTGGTTGATCGCCATCGAAGGATCTACGTGCTTCGGGCAGACCTGGGAGCATTCGTTGGAGTACGAACAGGCCCAGACCCCATCGTGTCCGTGAATCGCGTCGTAGCGCTCATGGTTGCCCTCGTCTCGCGAATCGAGATTGTAGCGATGCGCAAGAGCGATCGCCGCCGGACCTACGAAATCGGGCTCACTGGCGAGCACGGGACAAGCCGCATAACACAGGCAGCAGTTGATACACATGGAGTACTGTTTGAACTCTTCGAGTTGAGCGGGTGATTGCAGATACTCTCCCTCACCCAGATCCTTCTCGGCCTTGCGGATGATCCAGGGCTTCACACTCTGCAGCTTGGCCATGAAGCTATCGAGTTCGACGACCAGATCGCGCACCACGGGGAAGTTCGAAAGAGGCTCGACGCGGATCGTGCCCTCGTAATTCTTGACGAACGCGTTGCACGTCAGAACAGGACGACCGTTCACCAGCATGCTGCAGCTGCCGCACACGCCCATGCGACAAGACCAGCGGTGCGAGAGCGTGGGATCGATATCGTCCTTGATGGCATTCAGCGCATCCAGGACCACCCATTCCGGCATACAGGGAACTTCGTACGTGTGGTAGGTCGGCTCCTCTTCTTCTTCGGGACGGAAGCGGAAGACCTCGAACTTGCGGACCTCGACCTCCATCTCAGTACTTCCGCTCTTCGGGCTGCCAGCGCGTAATCGTCACGGGCTTGTACTCGAGTCTCGGTCCGTCGGCCGCAAACTTCACAACGCTGTGCTTCAGAAAGTCCCGATCGTTGCGCGTCGGGAAATCCGTACGGGTATGCGCCCCGCGACTTTCCTTTCGA is a window encoding:
- a CDS encoding ferrous iron transport protein A, with translation MILISIINNPLTPSRPANDVQVDGVGDLEVNESAREAELLKADWAVSAGRAGDSCRSLSQFEAGSRARICSHAPSEAVPERLLELGFVPGTELEVVRRAPFGGPVEVELRGYRICLRPSELQSLCGVDQVGSA
- a CDS encoding CoA transferase, whose translation is MSAAGPLSGVLVVDLSRVLAGPYCTMLLAELGARVIKVERPGVGDDARHIGPFVEKTSAYFASLNRGKSSIALDLKQAADRRIFEGLLDKADVLVENFRPGTLERLGFGWETLRTTYPRLIYAAVSGFGHTGPYSERPAYDMVVQAMGGIMSLTGESGGNPTRVGTSIGDIAAGMFTALGINAALLERERSDRGEKIDVGMLDSQVAILENAIARYRATDVVPGPLGARHPSITPFAAFRTADGQVVIAAGNDALFRKLCECLSRPELADDSRFASNELRNQNEPALAIEIEAALAAQNTRNWLDSLQKAGVPCGPINDVKEVLEDAHVRARNMIVSTTDPSGTILEMAGNPIKLGGHPDPETRPPAPELDADRAAILREFGLD
- a CDS encoding fumarate reductase subunit D — encoded protein: MIRRLEPLWWILFGAGGFIAAFTIPGLITGLFLLGPLGFFESGLDYERVLGLATQPLGRAFLIAVISLTLWHSAHHLRHLCIDLGVKGQGAAYGSYGFALLGTIAAFVVTLGL
- the sdhB gene encoding succinate dehydrogenase iron-sulfur subunit, which produces MEVEVRKFEVFRFRPEEEEEPTYHTYEVPCMPEWVVLDALNAIKDDIDPTLSHRWSCRMGVCGSCSMLVNGRPVLTCNAFVKNYEGTIRVEPLSNFPVVRDLVVELDSFMAKLQSVKPWIIRKAEKDLGEGEYLQSPAQLEEFKQYSMCINCCLCYAACPVLASEPDFVGPAAIALAHRYNLDSRDEGNHERYDAIHGHDGVWACSYSNECSQVCPKHVDPSMAINQAKLTGALQWFKLLPKRSFT